One part of the Rhodococcus oxybenzonivorans genome encodes these proteins:
- a CDS encoding AurF N-oxygenase family protein, with translation MTIDNAHALPEHDPNDPVESAVVARLARNWGQRATVKKPEPDLDTLFDLDKRDYPDELLPFADHDCFRHAPEDQQNRLRAWGWIAFNKNVMDIEQYVVNPGFDLVAHDALDTGIGDTFVVAVHEAMVDEQYHTLMHLNASAVTRRRRGWAMPNNALPDVLTLRRQRAATADAADPRKRAITTFAFMTVAEISISSYLDLISENEAIQPVNRATVRLHNRDEYCHASIADEIAGVVYDTLGPDDRRHLLDGLVDAMTAFSSNDYSTWRTIVEVIDLHDGQTMIDDAEHDTGRSALVQDFGGIHKLCKHLGVAGEMSFDWA, from the coding sequence ATGACGATCGACAACGCCCACGCCCTGCCGGAGCACGACCCGAACGACCCGGTCGAAAGCGCCGTGGTTGCCCGGCTCGCCCGCAATTGGGGGCAGCGGGCGACAGTGAAGAAGCCGGAACCTGATCTCGACACCCTGTTCGACCTCGACAAGCGGGACTACCCCGACGAACTGCTGCCTTTCGCCGACCACGACTGTTTCCGCCACGCACCTGAGGATCAGCAGAACAGACTCCGCGCGTGGGGCTGGATCGCGTTCAACAAGAACGTGATGGACATCGAGCAGTACGTCGTGAATCCGGGCTTCGATCTCGTCGCCCACGACGCCCTCGACACCGGTATCGGCGACACGTTCGTGGTAGCGGTACACGAGGCCATGGTCGACGAGCAGTACCACACGCTGATGCATCTGAATGCGAGCGCGGTGACGCGCAGGCGCCGCGGCTGGGCCATGCCGAACAACGCCTTGCCGGACGTGCTGACACTACGCCGCCAGCGTGCCGCCACCGCTGACGCCGCCGACCCCCGGAAGCGGGCGATCACCACCTTCGCCTTCATGACGGTCGCCGAGATCTCCATCAGCTCGTACCTGGACCTCATCTCCGAGAACGAGGCGATCCAGCCGGTGAACCGGGCCACGGTGCGACTACACAATCGCGACGAGTACTGCCACGCCTCCATCGCCGACGAGATCGCGGGCGTCGTCTACGACACGCTGGGGCCCGACGACCGGCGGCACCTCCTGGACGGGCTCGTCGATGCGATGACCGCCTTCAGTAGCAACGACTACTCGACGTGGCGCACTATCGTCGAGGTCATCGACCTCCACGACGGCCAGACGATGATCGACGACGCCGAACACGACACAGGGCGTTCTGCTCTGGTGCAGGACTTCGGCGGTATTCACAAACTGTGCAAGCACCTCGGCGTCGCGGGCGAGATGTCGTTCGACTGGGCATAG
- a CDS encoding glycosyltransferase produces MSISTLSVVIPAYNEEAAIQECLDRIFEQIDHIDEVIVVDNNSTDATAAIVAAAQHREPKVRLVKEVAQGCAPARSTGMNSATGDIVARIDVDTKINEDWAANIKSFFSRHSDRYAAATGTCTCYDLPFQGLFASLQRKMNAKNEAKLERGESIAAPGLFGSNMAILKTAWEDIKSALHDGEDVHEDTDLSLTLQSEGLSCAMVPGMEASISGRRYLSPVGSYWRYVLRGPRTLALHGKRLSAALGTFAVAATAMPFYLLMWVPFRAWDPERESFSLGRLFAGAERRPQPRAHV; encoded by the coding sequence ATGTCGATTTCAACTCTGTCTGTGGTTATCCCGGCGTACAACGAGGAAGCGGCAATCCAGGAGTGTCTGGACAGGATATTCGAGCAGATCGATCACATCGACGAGGTCATCGTGGTCGACAACAACTCGACCGACGCGACGGCAGCGATAGTTGCTGCTGCGCAGCACCGGGAACCCAAGGTGCGGCTCGTCAAGGAAGTGGCACAGGGCTGTGCGCCTGCGCGTAGCACGGGAATGAATTCCGCGACGGGAGATATCGTAGCGAGAATTGATGTCGACACGAAAATTAATGAGGATTGGGCCGCGAATATCAAATCGTTCTTTTCCCGGCACAGCGACAGATATGCCGCGGCGACCGGTACCTGCACCTGCTATGACCTTCCGTTTCAGGGGCTGTTCGCGTCCTTGCAGCGAAAGATGAATGCGAAGAATGAGGCGAAACTGGAACGGGGTGAGTCGATCGCCGCGCCCGGACTTTTCGGTTCGAACATGGCGATTCTCAAGACGGCGTGGGAGGACATCAAGTCCGCATTACACGACGGCGAGGACGTCCACGAAGACACGGATCTGTCGTTGACCCTGCAGAGCGAGGGATTGTCCTGTGCGATGGTGCCGGGGATGGAAGCGAGCATCTCCGGTCGTCGGTATCTGTCTCCGGTGGGCAGTTACTGGCGTTACGTGCTGCGCGGTCCTCGCACGCTTGCGCTGCACGGCAAGCGCCTGTCGGCGGCCCTCGGGACGTTCGCTGTCGCCGCGACCGCGATGCCGTTCTATCTCCTCATGTGGGTGCCGTTCCGTGCGTGGGATCCCGAGCGGGAGTCGTTCTCGCTGGGCCGCCTCTTCGCCGGCGCCGAACGGCGACCGCAGCCTCGCGCGCACGTGTGA